Proteins encoded in a region of the Capra hircus breed San Clemente chromosome 3, ASM170441v1, whole genome shotgun sequence genome:
- the 3BHSD gene encoding 3beta-hydroxysteroid dehydrogenase/isomerase isoform X2 codes for MAGWSCLVTGGGGFLGQRIICLLVEEKDLQEIRVLDKVFRPEVREEFSKLQSKIKLTLLEGDILDEQCLKRACQGISVVIHTASVIDVRNAVPRETIMNINVKGTQLLLEACVQASVPVFIHTSTIEVAGPNSYREIIQDGHEEEHHESAWFSPYPYSKKLAEKAVLEANGWALKNGGTLYTCALRPMYIYGEGSPFLSAYMHGALKNNGILTNYCKFSRVNPVYVGNVAWAHILALRALRDPKKVPNIQGQFYYISDDTPHQSYDDLNYTLSKEWGFCLDSRMSLPISLQYWLAFLLEIVSFLLSPIYKYHPCFNRHLVTLCNSVFTFSYKKAQRDLGYEPLYTWEEAKQKTKEWIGSLVKQHKETLKTKIH; via the exons ATGGCAGGGTGGAGCTGCCTCGTGACCGGAGGAGGAGGATTTCTGGGCCAGAGGATCATCTGCCTGTTGGTGGAGGAGAAGGATCTGCAAGAAATCCGGGTGCTAGACAAAGTCTTCAGACCAGAAGTTCGGGAGGAATTTTCTA AGCTCCAGAGCAAGATCAAGCTGACCCTGCTGGAAGGAGACATTCTGGATGAGCAGTGCCTGAAGAGGGCCTGCCAGGGCATCTCAGTGGTCATCCACACCGCTTCTGTCATCGACGTCAGGAATGCTGTCCCGCGAGAGACCATCATGAACATCAATGTGAAAG GTACCCAGCTGCTGCTGGAGGCCTGTGTCCAGGCTAGCGTGCCAGTCTTTATCCACACCAGCACCATAGAGGTGGCTGGGCCCAACTCCTACAGGGAGATCATCCAAGACGGCCATGAAGAAGAGCATCATGAATCGGCATGGTTCTCTCCATACCCATACAGCAAGAAGCTTGCCGAGAAGGCTGTGCTGGAAGCTAACGGGTGGGCTCTGAAGAATGGCGGCACCTTGTACACTTGTGCCTTGAGGCCCATGTACATCTACGGGGAGGGGAGCCCGTTCCTTTCTGCCTACATGCATGGAGCCTTGAAGAACAACGGCATCCTGACCAATTACTGCAAGTTCTCCAGAGTCAACCCAGTCTATGTTGGCAATGTGGCCTGGGCCCACATTCTGGCCTTGAGGGCCCTACGGGACCCCAAAAAGGTCCCGAACATCCAAGGACAGTTCTACTACATCTCAGACGACACACCACACCAAAGCTACGATGACCTCAATTACACTTTGAGCAAAGAATGGGGCTTCTGCCTGGATTCCCGGATGAGCCTTCCTATTTCTCTGCAGTACTGGCTTGCCTTCCTGCTGGAAATAGTGAGCTTCCTGCTCAGTCCAATTTACAAATATCACCCCTGCTTCAATCGCCACCtagtgactctttgcaacagcgTGTTCACCTTCTCCTATAAGAAAGCTCAGCGAGATCTGGGGTATGAGCCCCTCTACACTTGGGAGGAAGCCAAGCAGAAAACCAAGGAATGGATTGGTTCCCTGGTGAAACAGCACAAAGAGACCCTGAAAACAAAGATTCACTGA
- the 3BHSD gene encoding 3beta-hydroxysteroid dehydrogenase/isomerase isoform X1: MSLLTCFFHGLLTSPPYLSFPSVYLSLKTYVKCHLYQETFRFRELSSDLPPVHTELQSKIKLTLLEGDILDEQCLKRACQGISVVIHTASVIDVRNAVPRETIMNINVKGTQLLLEACVQASVPVFIHTSTIEVAGPNSYREIIQDGHEEEHHESAWFSPYPYSKKLAEKAVLEANGWALKNGGTLYTCALRPMYIYGEGSPFLSAYMHGALKNNGILTNYCKFSRVNPVYVGNVAWAHILALRALRDPKKVPNIQGQFYYISDDTPHQSYDDLNYTLSKEWGFCLDSRMSLPISLQYWLAFLLEIVSFLLSPIYKYHPCFNRHLVTLCNSVFTFSYKKAQRDLGYEPLYTWEEAKQKTKEWIGSLVKQHKETLKTKIH; this comes from the exons ATGTCCTTGTTGACTTGCTTCTTCCATGGGCTGCTCACCTCTCCTCCCTATCTCTCCTTCCCCTCAGTCTACCTGTCCTTGAAGACTTACGTAAAATGCCACCTTTATCAGGAAACTTTCAGATTCAGAGAGCTTTCCAGTGACCTGCCTCCTGTTCACACAGAGCTCCAGAGCAAGATCAAGCTGACCCTGCTGGAAGGAGACATTCTGGATGAGCAGTGCCTGAAGAGGGCCTGCCAGGGCATCTCAGTGGTCATCCACACCGCTTCTGTCATCGACGTCAGGAATGCTGTCCCGCGAGAGACCATCATGAACATCAATGTGAAAG GTACCCAGCTGCTGCTGGAGGCCTGTGTCCAGGCTAGCGTGCCAGTCTTTATCCACACCAGCACCATAGAGGTGGCTGGGCCCAACTCCTACAGGGAGATCATCCAAGACGGCCATGAAGAAGAGCATCATGAATCGGCATGGTTCTCTCCATACCCATACAGCAAGAAGCTTGCCGAGAAGGCTGTGCTGGAAGCTAACGGGTGGGCTCTGAAGAATGGCGGCACCTTGTACACTTGTGCCTTGAGGCCCATGTACATCTACGGGGAGGGGAGCCCGTTCCTTTCTGCCTACATGCATGGAGCCTTGAAGAACAACGGCATCCTGACCAATTACTGCAAGTTCTCCAGAGTCAACCCAGTCTATGTTGGCAATGTGGCCTGGGCCCACATTCTGGCCTTGAGGGCCCTACGGGACCCCAAAAAGGTCCCGAACATCCAAGGACAGTTCTACTACATCTCAGACGACACACCACACCAAAGCTACGATGACCTCAATTACACTTTGAGCAAAGAATGGGGCTTCTGCCTGGATTCCCGGATGAGCCTTCCTATTTCTCTGCAGTACTGGCTTGCCTTCCTGCTGGAAATAGTGAGCTTCCTGCTCAGTCCAATTTACAAATATCACCCCTGCTTCAATCGCCACCtagtgactctttgcaacagcgTGTTCACCTTCTCCTATAAGAAAGCTCAGCGAGATCTGGGGTATGAGCCCCTCTACACTTGGGAGGAAGCCAAGCAGAAAACCAAGGAATGGATTGGTTCCCTGGTGAAACAGCACAAAGAGACCCTGAAAACAAAGATTCACTGA